One window of Nicotiana tomentosiformis chromosome 11, ASM39032v3, whole genome shotgun sequence genomic DNA carries:
- the LOC138901360 gene encoding uncharacterized protein: protein MAPFEALYGRRCRSPIGWFEIREEEFIGLDLVHQTMEKVKIIKERLKTAQSRQKSYSNAHRRDLEFKEDDWVFLKVSPMKGIMWFRKKGKLSPMYVGPHKIIPRIGEVAYKLELPPEMSLLHPVFHVSMLKKVVGDPSLIVLVETIKVNEELSYEEIPIAILDRQV from the coding sequence atggcaccatttgaggcattatatggtaggagatgtagatctcccattgggtggttcgagattaggGAAGAAGAGTTTATAGGGTTAGACCTTGTACATCAgactatggaaaaagttaagatcataaaggagcggttgaaaactgctcagagccgtcaaaaatcctattcgaatGCTCaccgcagagacttagagttcaaggaagatgattgggtattcttgaaggtttcccccatgaagggtattatgtgGTTTAGgaaaaaagggaaattgagtccgatgTATGTCGGGCCGCACAAAATCATTCCAAGGATCGGTGaagtggcgtacaagcttgagctaccacctgagatgtcattactacacccagtgttccatgtgtctatgttgaagaaagtagttggggATCCGTCACTCATTGTTCTGGTCGAGACCAttaaggttaatgaagaattgtcatatgaagagattccaattgccattcttgataggcaagtctga
- the LOC138901359 gene encoding uncharacterized protein gives MHKTLQVMHATEMEGVELASYHLKEVAYSWFELWEESREEGIPPARWGEFTDAFMDHFLPAETKAARATEFESLKQGNMCVWDYHMEFARLSKYAIHMLPTIEARVHRFVQGLIPLVINEATTTALNSDIRPALRGGSSGPSQSFTQSSMNEQPSGPSVTVESVQVQLGQQGTPQAGDFRSSRRIMGRGAAQQASSAATTSKTPPPRGTPSPAGHGAARGGAQNSGGPSRLYVMRRRRDSEASPDVVTGILTVQSYDVYAFIDLGSTLSYITPYVAMEFGIEPE, from the exons atgcacaagactctacaggttatgcatgctactgagatggagggagtggagttggcctcctaccatcTGAAAGAGGTGGCCTATTcatggtttgagttgtgggaggagtcccgtgaggaggggatccctccggcgaggtggggtgagttcacagatgcctttatggatcactTCTTGCCTGCAGAGACCAAGGCGGCCCGTGCcactgagtttgagagcctgaagcagggtaacatgtgtgtgtgggattaccacatggagtttgcgcgcctgtccaagtatgctattcatatGTTGCCCACTATTGAGGCCAGGGTGcaccggtttgtacagggccttatccccttggttattaatgaggccactacaactgccttgaattctgatataaG GCCAGCATTAagaggagggtcatcagggccatctcaGTCCTTCACCCAGTCTTCGATGAATGAACAGCCATCAGGGCCGTCAGTAACAGTGGAGTCGGTTCAGGTCCAGttagggcaacaggggaccccacaAGCAGG GGATTTCCGCTCGTCCCGTCGGATCATGGGCAGAGGTGCGGCGCAGCAAGCTAGTTCTGCAGCTACCACATCCAAAACACCTCCACCTCGAGGCACCCCATcacccgcagggcatggtgcagctaggggaggtgcacagaattcgggaggacccagcagatTATATGTTATGCGGAGGCGTcgggattcagaggcttctccagatgttgtcacaggtatattgactgtccaatcctatgatgtatatgcttttattgatctcggttccactttgtcatatatcactccttatgttgctatggaatttgggatagaaccggaatag